The following are encoded together in the Pan troglodytes isolate AG18354 chromosome 6, NHGRI_mPanTro3-v2.0_pri, whole genome shotgun sequence genome:
- the SPMIP4 gene encoding sperm-associated microtubule inner protein 4 → MEVIHGRPYCCRELEGADILSNTFYSNELHTPLQTVTRPTASEDRYRELRESLQQCRLPWGAEREYGGIIPISLPEDHRPKCEPPRVMGKGHQHYGFGGETWPRKLPIEQFYYLTQNKKSDVYGNDSLIPKPPNSTVGEICLPYPIEHPYHTHICRGAMFPTFTSPEDLYTGIKARTQQPFPPTVPTKAYDSTVLKTRGNPYRYELIDVPMDSKKKALTWPGQGVYYDFPRGVEKNKPVFYPKPPKTFAPNTSLNSWDPICSAKEANIQRNLERSHWLTSYTHDFTGLGPMDPLELDDYHEKTVAELTGKIGFDPEPQEKFHPVFKPPRPLEGRIARLIQNRRSLEAIVQQRPRSCPDCTPRVLCNFHTFVPSSKEMMALSDNIPAGVTHKNQDIEEKIIEEQSLLSTYELPSCYPTKDLTSIYDIKPFPKITDTKKTEDLYWRQQSLKTQPTPYCKPDHWIHYENLKSPLRDQYNICPNPVSLSKPSVLQNKQDTEAFTLEHFLSKPEEELFLNMENNEETRPVLGWIPRARVTKPQTNLLELKNSFSKTGAQKRFHKSILEDHKDLRDNEHSGMKHQFYGHNSYYFYN, encoded by the exons GTATCGGGAATTAAGGGAGTCACTTCAACAATGTAGGCTTCCTTGGGGCGCTGAAAGAGAGTATGGTGGGATAATACCAATTTCACTCCCCGAGGACCACAGGCCAAAGTGTGAGCCTCCTCGTGTCATGGGCAAAGGACATCAGCATTATGGGTTTGGTGGAGAAACCTGGCCAAG aaagcttcctattgaacaattttattatttgacCCAGAACAAAAAAAGTGATGTCTATGGAAATGATTCTTT GATACCCAAGCCGCCTAATTCAACAGTAGG AGAGATCTGCTTGCCATATCCAATTGAACACCCCTACCACACACACATCTGTCGCGGCGCCATGTTCCCCACCTTCACGTCACCTGAGGACCTCTACACGGGCATTAAAGCCCGCACCCAGCAGCCCTTTCCTCCCACAGTGCCAACCAAGGCTTATGATTCAACAGTTTTGAAGACAAGAG GTAATCCTTATAGATATGAACTGATTGATGTTCCCATGGATTCAAAGAAGAAAGCACTGACTTGGCCAGGTCAAGGTGTATATTATGAT TTTCCCAGAGGTGTTGAGAAAAATAAGCCAGTATTCTACCCAAAACCTCCTAAAACCTTCGCTCCTAACACTTCTTTAAATTCATGGGACCCTATTTGCTCTGCCAAAGAAGCCAACATACAAAGAAATCTTGAGAGGTCCCACTGGCTCACTTCGTACACTCATGATTTTACAG GTCTGGGGCCCATGGACCCCCTTGAACTGGATGATTACCATGAAAAGACGGTAGCAGAGTTAACAGGAAAGATAGGATTTGACCCAGAGCCT CAAGAAAAATTCCATCCTGTCTTCAAACCTCCCAGACCGTTGGAAGGACGAATTGCCCGATTAATTCAGAACCGACGTTCTCTGGAGGCTATAGTCCAGCAAAGACCACGTTCCTGTCCAGATTGTACTCCTAGAGTTTTGTGTAATTTTCATACCTTTGTACCCAGTTCTAAAGAAATGATGGCACTTAGTGATAACATACCAGCCGGTGTGACCCATAAAAACCAGGATATTGAAGAGAAGATCATAGAAGAACAGAGCTTGCTGTCTACCTATGAACTCCCATCTTGTTACCCAACAAAAGACCTGACTAGCATTTATGACATAAAGCCATTTCCAAAAATCACAGATACTAAAAAGACAGAAGATTTATACTGGAGACAGCAGTCACTAAAAACCCAACCCACACCTTACTGTAAACCAGACCACTGGATTCACTATGAAAATCTTAAATCTCCCCTACGTGATCAGTATAATATATGTCCAAACCCTGTTAGCCTTAGTAAACCTAGTGTTTTACAAAATAAACAAGACACGGAAGCTTTcactttagaacattttttaagTAAGCCAGAAGAAGAGTTGTTCTTGAATATGGAAAACAATGAAGAAACAAGACCTGTTCTTGGTTGGATTCCTAGAGCTAGAGTGACCAAACCTCAGACCAACCTGCTGGAGCTTAAGAACTCTTTTTCAAAAACTGGTGCACAAAAGCGTTTCCATAAATCAATTCTAGAAGACCATAAAGACCTCAGGGATAATGAGCATTCGGGGATGAAGCACCAATTCTATGGCCATAATTCCTATTATTTCTATAATTGA